The Hyphomonadaceae bacterium ML37 genome includes a region encoding these proteins:
- a CDS encoding alginate export family protein, whose protein sequence is MGFWPVHAGIIAAVMLTGASGAVADEPASGSGAASQGRLDVSGSLRLRHETLSAPFRAGRTGSDQLASWSLRVLAEYDAGPVVLGAELLDARGVLNDSGSVLTPNLINTLEPYQLYARVRTGPQSSLQLGRFNMAIGSSRLIAHNHTINSPFNFDGARLRQSLSERWALDAFYVAPVRIEPRDRASLLDNESRIDAGDWNMQLAGLHLTRTGLAGRWRGEAYAIGLDEEGGPSLISWGARLMRQPAPGELDADLEAILQTGRQPAPGGERDIRAALLHLGLGYTFEDAWRTRLSAHLVHAGGDSGAGNDPFHRFNPVFGGRSMDFGPAALFGPLARENLNSASLRYQARPGPVELQARVQEAWLATARDRWRIAGLRDASGQSGRRIGTVVDASIVYDLAQSQVRIEAGLGVLFKGRFARTAPGALDSRDTVYSFVALTRRF, encoded by the coding sequence ATGGGCTTTTGGCCTGTGCACGCAGGAATAATCGCTGCAGTCATGCTGACCGGGGCGTCCGGCGCGGTGGCGGACGAACCCGCCTCGGGCAGCGGCGCTGCCTCGCAAGGGCGGCTCGACGTGTCAGGCTCGCTGCGCCTGCGGCATGAAACCCTCAGCGCGCCCTTCCGCGCCGGGCGGACCGGGTCTGACCAGCTGGCGTCCTGGAGCCTGCGCGTTCTGGCCGAATATGATGCCGGGCCAGTGGTGCTGGGCGCCGAACTGCTCGATGCGCGCGGCGTGCTCAATGATTCCGGCTCCGTGCTCACGCCCAACCTGATCAACACGCTGGAGCCGTATCAGCTGTACGCGCGCGTGCGCACCGGACCGCAGTCGAGCCTGCAGCTCGGCCGGTTCAACATGGCCATCGGCTCGAGCCGGCTGATCGCCCACAATCACACGATCAACTCGCCCTTCAATTTTGACGGGGCGCGCTTGCGCCAGTCCCTGTCCGAACGCTGGGCGTTGGATGCATTCTACGTGGCGCCCGTGCGCATCGAACCGCGTGATCGCGCCAGCCTCCTCGACAATGAGTCCCGGATCGACGCCGGCGACTGGAATATGCAGCTGGCCGGTCTGCACCTCACGCGCACCGGGCTTGCGGGCCGCTGGCGCGGCGAGGCGTATGCGATCGGCCTCGATGAAGAGGGCGGCCCCTCCCTGATCAGCTGGGGCGCGCGCCTGATGCGGCAGCCCGCGCCGGGTGAGCTGGACGCCGATCTCGAAGCCATTTTGCAGACTGGGCGGCAGCCTGCCCCGGGTGGCGAGCGCGATATCCGCGCCGCGCTCCTTCATCTGGGGCTGGGGTATACCTTCGAGGACGCCTGGCGCACGCGCCTGTCAGCCCATCTGGTCCACGCTGGCGGCGATAGCGGCGCCGGGAATGACCCATTTCATCGCTTCAATCCGGTCTTTGGCGGGCGGTCGATGGATTTCGGACCGGCCGCGCTGTTCGGCCCGCTGGCGCGTGAGAACCTCAATTCGGCGAGCCTGCGCTATCAGGCCCGGCCCGGCCCGGTGGAGCTGCAGGCGCGTGTGCAGGAGGCCTGGCTCGCCACGGCGCGTGATCGCTGGCGCATCGCCGGGCTGCGCGACGCGTCCGGCCAGAGCGGGCGGCGCATCGGAACCGTGGTCGACGCCTCGATCGTCTATGATCTGGCGCAGAGTCAGGTCCGCATCGAGGCGGGGCTGGGCGTCCTGTTCAAGGGCCGGTTTGCGCGCACCGCGCCCGGCGCATTGGACTCGCGCGACACGGTTTACAGCTTCGTGGCGCTGACGCGCCGCTTCTAG
- the ruvX gene encoding Holliday junction resolvase RuvX yields MLFLTPLHLPKGPLMAVDPGAKTLGVAVCNGGRTLVTPLTTIWRTKFTEDAAALLTLYDERSCAGLVVGLPLHMDGGDGRRSQSARSFVTNLLRVRDLPVCYQDERLTTFDASERLSEAGVKLHEQKARIDAEAAASILRAALDEIARGGAAP; encoded by the coding sequence ATGCTGTTCCTCACGCCCCTTCACCTGCCCAAAGGCCCGCTGATGGCGGTTGATCCCGGCGCGAAAACGCTGGGCGTGGCGGTGTGCAATGGCGGCCGGACGCTGGTCACGCCGCTGACCACGATCTGGCGCACGAAATTTACCGAAGACGCCGCCGCCCTGCTCACGCTCTATGACGAGCGCAGTTGCGCGGGGCTGGTGGTCGGTCTGCCACTGCACATGGATGGCGGAGACGGGCGGCGCTCCCAGTCGGCGCGCTCCTTCGTGACCAATCTCTTGCGCGTACGCGATTTGCCGGTCTGCTACCAGGACGAACGCCTGACCACGTTTGACGCTTCGGAGCGTCTGTCCGAAGCCGGGGTGAAGCTGCACGAGCAGAAAGCCCGCATCGACGCGGAGGCGGCTGCGAGCATATTGCGCGCGGCGCTGGACGAGATCGCACGTGGCGGAGCCGCCCCGTGA
- a CDS encoding AEC family transporter, giving the protein MNALTAALIPVFGVIMLGWVLRRSRLVRAELWGGINRLGYQALLPALLFSTIATADYDGLPAGPFLIAVTLGFVVMAIVSMAFKPVIHDGPAFTSLFQGGVRWNGFVLLALAAPAFGAEGAALAALVFAPTVPLINVMCVAVLSIWGAHDEPPDFARVARRIAANPLILGCLAGLAANFSGLFQTGAIADTAALVGRAALPLILLTIGAGLDFSALRAQPGILALAVALKLIAAPLAFYGLGMAFGVEGVALAVLVAVGATPGAAASYVLASEMGGDARLMAGHVTATTLLAFIAMPFWIWIAGG; this is encoded by the coding sequence GTGAACGCGCTGACGGCGGCGCTGATCCCGGTGTTTGGCGTGATCATGCTGGGCTGGGTGCTGCGCCGGTCTCGCCTGGTGCGCGCCGAGCTGTGGGGCGGCATCAACCGGCTGGGCTATCAGGCGTTGCTTCCCGCCCTCCTGTTCAGCACCATCGCCACTGCCGACTATGACGGCCTGCCCGCGGGACCCTTCCTGATTGCGGTGACGCTGGGCTTTGTGGTGATGGCGATCGTCTCCATGGCCTTCAAGCCGGTGATCCATGACGGCCCGGCCTTCACCAGCCTGTTTCAGGGCGGGGTGCGCTGGAACGGGTTCGTGCTGCTGGCGCTCGCCGCCCCCGCATTCGGGGCCGAAGGCGCCGCGCTGGCGGCCCTGGTGTTTGCCCCCACCGTGCCGCTGATCAATGTGATGTGCGTTGCGGTGTTGTCGATCTGGGGCGCCCATGACGAACCGCCGGATTTCGCACGCGTGGCGCGGCGCATCGCCGCCAATCCGTTGATACTGGGCTGCCTGGCGGGCCTCGCGGCGAATTTCAGCGGTCTGTTCCAGACCGGCGCCATCGCCGACACCGCCGCACTGGTCGGGCGCGCCGCCCTGCCCCTCATCCTGCTGACCATTGGCGCAGGGCTCGATTTCTCGGCCCTCCGCGCGCAGCCGGGTATTCTGGCGCTGGCGGTGGCGCTGAAACTCATCGCCGCCCCGCTGGCCTTCTATGGGCTGGGTATGGCCTTCGGGGTGGAGGGTGTGGCGCTGGCGGTTCTGGTGGCCGTGGGTGCCACGCCGGGCGCGGCCGCTTCCTATGTGCTGGCCAGTGAAATGGGCGGGGATGCGCGCCTGATGGCGGGCCATGTGACGGCGACCACCCTTCTGGCCTTCATCGCCATGCCGTTCTGGATCTGGATCGCCGGCGGATGA
- a CDS encoding RNA methyltransferase: MTPTRRNTPRKPVAARGSGLRENPDEGWIWGRHAVLAALANKRRRRISLHVTRNASNDLTEADRAYARIEMPGELDAKLPPGAVHQGFALKAGALEPELLQAVAEPTHGLLVVLDQITDPQNAGAIFRSAAAFGARAIITQDRKSPPLFGALCKAAVGCAEVIGHVQVTNIADTLLSLRKSGRFVIGLAGEAEASLGDLIAANAGPGLVIVMGAEGTGLRPRVADSCDALARIPMGPKAESLNVSAAAAVALYEASRNDPRINPKR, encoded by the coding sequence ATGACCCCTACACGGCGCAATACGCCCCGCAAGCCTGTTGCAGCGCGCGGTTCAGGCCTCCGCGAAAACCCCGACGAGGGTTGGATCTGGGGCCGTCACGCAGTGCTCGCCGCCCTCGCCAACAAACGGCGTAGGCGCATCTCGCTGCATGTCACGCGCAATGCCTCCAACGACCTCACAGAGGCTGACCGGGCGTATGCCCGCATCGAGATGCCCGGCGAGCTGGACGCCAAGCTGCCGCCCGGCGCGGTGCATCAGGGATTCGCGCTGAAAGCCGGGGCGCTGGAGCCCGAATTGCTTCAGGCCGTGGCCGAACCCACCCATGGCCTGTTGGTGGTGCTCGACCAGATCACGGACCCGCAGAACGCCGGCGCGATCTTCCGCTCCGCCGCCGCCTTCGGCGCGCGCGCGATCATCACCCAGGACCGCAAGTCCCCGCCCTTGTTCGGCGCGCTGTGCAAGGCGGCTGTGGGCTGCGCCGAAGTGATCGGCCACGTACAGGTGACCAATATCGCCGACACGCTGCTCTCCTTGCGCAAATCAGGACGCTTCGTGATCGGCCTGGCGGGCGAGGCCGAGGCGTCGCTGGGCGATCTGATCGCCGCCAACGCCGGCCCGGGCCTGGTCATCGTGATGGGCGCGGAGGGCACGGGCCTGCGGCCACGCGTAGCCGACAGCTGCGACGCGCTGGCGCGCATCCCCATGGGGCCCAAGGCGGAAAGCCTGAATGTCTCGGCGGCCGCGGCGGTGGCCCTCTACGAGGCCTCCCGCAACGACCCGAGGATCAATCCGAAGCGCTAG
- a CDS encoding DUF2807 domain-containing protein has translation MIRVYTAGLALLMTGAAPGAFAQAGQTFDADTVQIANFIGRIEVREGGDTIVVEARPGAGGDAAAQVQLTGGVVAIDGGQTVSRVNCRRRDGEAWLGRGGGWFGFGGGDARPMSDYPSIVITAPASMGLVIRDSIYEGDAGALGEADLAVRSCGHFTAGDVSGALSASMSGSGALTTGSVGEGADLALSGSGRVTTGDVGGAVDARVSGSGDIRTGDVAGSVRAIVSGSGSLTAGSVGVLNAVVSGSGSVRTGEQTGALSARISGSGSVRVESGRAQPFSAAVSGSGSVRHGGEAVDVDVAISGSGGVRAERFSGEIRWRGRGAPASSSSSASD, from the coding sequence ATGATCAGGGTATACACAGCCGGACTGGCCTTGTTGATGACGGGCGCCGCTCCCGGCGCGTTCGCGCAGGCGGGCCAGACATTCGACGCGGACACCGTCCAGATCGCCAATTTCATCGGCCGCATCGAGGTGCGTGAGGGCGGCGACACCATCGTCGTCGAAGCGCGCCCGGGCGCGGGCGGCGACGCCGCGGCGCAAGTGCAGCTTACCGGCGGCGTGGTGGCGATTGATGGCGGGCAGACCGTGTCCCGCGTCAACTGCCGGCGCCGCGATGGCGAGGCCTGGTTGGGCCGCGGGGGCGGCTGGTTCGGGTTCGGCGGCGGCGACGCCCGCCCGATGAGCGATTACCCCTCCATCGTCATCACCGCCCCGGCCTCCATGGGTCTGGTGATCCGCGACAGCATTTATGAAGGCGACGCCGGCGCCTTGGGCGAGGCGGACCTGGCTGTGCGCAGCTGTGGCCACTTCACGGCGGGCGATGTGTCCGGCGCGCTGTCGGCGAGCATGTCCGGATCCGGCGCGCTCACCACAGGCTCGGTGGGCGAGGGGGCCGATCTCGCTTTGTCAGGCTCGGGCCGGGTCACAACCGGCGATGTGGGCGGCGCCGTGGATGCGCGCGTGTCGGGTTCGGGCGATATCCGCACCGGCGACGTGGCGGGCAGCGTACGGGCGATCGTGTCCGGATCGGGCAGCCTGACCGCCGGATCGGTGGGCGTGCTCAATGCCGTGGTGTCCGGCTCCGGCTCGGTGCGTACCGGCGAACAGACCGGCGCTCTGTCGGCGCGGATCTCCGGTTCCGGCTCCGTGCGGGTGGAATCGGGCCGCGCCCAGCCCTTCAGTGCGGCGGTGTCCGGCTCCGGCTCCGTGCGTCACGGCGGCGAGGCGGTGGACGTGGACGTGGCCATATCCGGCTCGGGCGGCGTGCGCGCCGAGCGCTTCAGCGGCGAGATCCGCTGGCGCGGGCGCGGCGCTCCGGCGTCTAGCTCGTCTAGCGCTTCGGATTGA
- a CDS encoding acyl-CoA dehydrogenase family protein, with protein MTHHAPRTELATHAVFNQSAPLTGVNWHDDDIMLSEALSRAGAGVHAASLSALGAAAGSEAVQEQGRLANENPPKFKPFDRFGRRVDEVEFHPAYHDLMALGLQSGVSAAAWKTDQAGHTLHAGLLILMGHADSGVCCPMSMTYACVPALRHAGWAGDWIAGATSGAYDPRFLPMEQKTGLTIGMAMTEKQGGSDVRANTTRAEPIAGGDEVLLTGHKWFCSAPMSDGFLTLAYEGGDASGDGAALSCFLVPRWRPDGTRNTIEIQRLKDKLGDRSNASSEIENKQAWARRVGEPGRGVRTIIEMVNHTRLDCLAGSAGLIRTVSAHAIWHADRRSAFQRRLIDQPLMREVLAELALEAEAALALAFRVAESFDRAASDPAQAAFARIATPIAKYWICKRAPYLVYEAMEAHGGAGYVEEHPLPRMFRQSPLNAIWEGSGNVIALDVLRALSRDAAAREALDAELAPLAGLHPAVDARLTALRDMMAGNLSEARARRFTELSATLLTAAALQRAGLDPALEAYLGRRIAENATTLGAGEARIDTEWLVRRARLRS; from the coding sequence ATGACCCATCACGCGCCCCGCACCGAGCTCGCCACCCACGCCGTCTTCAACCAGTCGGCGCCCCTGACGGGCGTGAACTGGCATGATGACGACATCATGCTGAGCGAGGCGCTGAGCCGCGCCGGCGCGGGCGTTCACGCCGCCAGCCTGTCGGCGCTGGGCGCGGCGGCGGGCAGCGAAGCGGTGCAGGAACAGGGCCGGCTCGCCAATGAAAATCCACCCAAATTCAAACCCTTCGACCGCTTTGGTCGGCGTGTGGATGAAGTGGAGTTCCATCCCGCCTACCACGATCTGATGGCGCTAGGGCTTCAGTCTGGTGTCTCGGCGGCGGCGTGGAAAACCGATCAGGCCGGCCACACCCTGCATGCCGGATTGCTGATCCTGATGGGCCATGCGGATTCGGGCGTGTGTTGCCCCATGTCCATGACCTATGCCTGCGTGCCCGCCCTGCGCCATGCCGGCTGGGCGGGGGACTGGATCGCGGGTGCGACCAGCGGCGCCTACGACCCGCGCTTCCTGCCCATGGAGCAGAAAACCGGCCTGACCATCGGAATGGCCATGACCGAGAAACAGGGCGGCTCGGACGTGCGCGCCAACACCACCCGCGCCGAGCCGATTGCGGGCGGCGATGAGGTGCTGCTGACCGGTCATAAATGGTTCTGTTCGGCCCCCATGAGCGACGGGTTTCTCACCCTGGCCTATGAGGGCGGGGATGCCTCAGGGGACGGGGCGGCGCTGAGCTGTTTTCTGGTCCCGCGCTGGCGCCCGGACGGCACGCGCAACACGATCGAAATCCAGAGGCTTAAAGACAAGCTGGGCGACCGCTCCAATGCCTCGTCCGAGATTGAAAACAAGCAAGCCTGGGCGCGGCGCGTGGGCGAGCCGGGGCGCGGCGTGCGCACCATCATCGAGATGGTCAATCATACGCGGCTTGATTGCCTGGCGGGCTCCGCTGGCCTCATCCGCACCGTGAGCGCCCACGCCATCTGGCACGCCGACCGGCGCAGCGCCTTTCAGCGCCGCCTGATTGATCAGCCTTTGATGCGCGAAGTGCTCGCCGAACTGGCGCTGGAGGCTGAAGCGGCGCTGGCCCTGGCGTTCCGGGTGGCGGAAAGCTTTGACCGTGCCGCATCGGACCCGGCGCAGGCCGCCTTCGCGCGCATCGCCACGCCCATCGCCAAATACTGGATCTGCAAGCGTGCGCCCTACCTGGTCTACGAAGCCATGGAGGCCCATGGCGGCGCGGGCTATGTGGAGGAGCACCCCCTGCCCCGCATGTTCCGCCAGAGCCCGCTCAACGCCATCTGGGAAGGCTCGGGCAATGTGATCGCGCTGGACGTGCTGCGCGCGCTGAGCCGCGACGCCGCTGCGCGTGAGGCGCTGGACGCCGAGCTTGCCCCGCTGGCGGGCCTCCACCCGGCGGTGGACGCGCGCCTGACCGCCCTGCGCGACATGATGGCGGGGAACCTAAGCGAGGCGCGCGCCCGCCGCTTCACCGAATTGTCCGCCACGCTTCTCACCGCCGCCGCCCTCCAACGCGCCGGGCTCGACCCGGCTCTGGAGGCCTATCTGGGCCGGCGAATTGCGGAGAACGCCACGACGCTGGGCGCAGGTGAGGCGAGGATCGATACCGAGTGGCTTGTCCGCCGGGCGCGTCTACGGTCTTAG